A single region of the Ancylobacter novellus DSM 506 genome encodes:
- a CDS encoding ABC transporter ATP-binding protein, with product MGTPKLSIEALSVGYGRRKIIENLSLPAIAGGAVTALIGPNAAGKTTLLRALAGLVPAKGSIHLDDTELTSLSVAGHARHVTYMPQALPQRVALTVFEATLSALMSARDDAISTAEAHERALHALDRLGIADLALRGLDELSGGQRQLASLAQSIVREPTVLLLDEPTSALDIHHQLRVMQLVAEVARERGIIVVIVLHDIAQAARYAQRIVLLEQGAIAADGPPDEAITPATLARVYKVEARVERCSHGTLQVIVDRAV from the coding sequence ATGGGCACGCCGAAGCTTTCCATCGAAGCGCTGTCGGTCGGCTACGGCCGGCGGAAGATCATCGAGAATCTCTCGCTTCCCGCCATTGCCGGCGGCGCGGTGACGGCGCTGATCGGGCCCAACGCCGCCGGCAAGACCACGCTGCTGCGCGCGCTCGCCGGCCTCGTCCCGGCCAAGGGATCGATCCACCTCGACGACACCGAGCTGACCTCGCTCTCGGTCGCGGGCCATGCGCGGCACGTCACCTACATGCCGCAGGCGCTGCCGCAGCGCGTGGCGCTCACCGTGTTCGAGGCGACGCTGTCGGCGCTGATGTCGGCGCGCGACGACGCCATCTCCACCGCCGAGGCGCATGAGCGCGCGCTGCACGCGCTGGACCGGCTCGGCATCGCCGACCTCGCCTTGCGCGGGCTGGATGAGCTGTCCGGCGGCCAGCGCCAGCTTGCCAGCCTCGCCCAGTCCATCGTGCGCGAGCCGACCGTGCTGCTGCTGGACGAGCCGACCAGCGCGCTCGACATCCACCATCAGCTGCGCGTCATGCAGCTCGTCGCCGAGGTGGCGCGCGAGCGCGGCATCATCGTCGTCATCGTGCTGCACGACATCGCCCAGGCCGCCCGCTACGCGCAGCGCATCGTGCTCCTGGAGCAGGGCGCGATCGCCGCAGATGGCCCGCCCGACGAGGCGATCACGCCGGCGACGCTGGCTCGGGTCTACAAGGTCGAGGCGCGCGTCGAGCGCTGCTCGCATGGAACCTTGCAGGTGATCGTAGATAGGGCGGTGTAG
- a CDS encoding 2,3-dihydro-2,3-dihydroxybenzoate dehydrogenase, protein MRDSGLSGKVALVTGAAGGIGAAVVRQLHLEGVTVVATDIDEGAVARLAGELGGRVHAVLLDVRSTEAVDTLVARVERDIGPIDLLANVAGVLSYEPVVSLSDHEWERVLDINAAGVFRVSRAVARAMQERARGAIVTVSSNAAGIPRHAMAAYAASKAAATMFTRCLGLELAPHGIRCNIVAPGSTLTPMQTAMWADADGAARVIAGSLETFKTGIPLAKLATPDDVADAVVFLLSDRAGHITMADLYVDGGATMRG, encoded by the coding sequence ATGCGCGACAGCGGTCTGAGCGGCAAGGTGGCGCTGGTGACGGGAGCCGCGGGCGGCATCGGCGCCGCGGTGGTGCGCCAGCTTCACCTCGAAGGGGTGACGGTGGTGGCGACCGACATCGACGAGGGCGCGGTGGCGCGGCTTGCCGGAGAGCTCGGCGGCAGGGTCCATGCGGTGCTGCTCGACGTGCGCTCGACCGAGGCGGTGGATACGCTGGTCGCGCGCGTGGAGCGGGACATCGGCCCGATCGACCTGCTGGCGAATGTCGCCGGCGTGCTGTCCTACGAGCCGGTCGTCAGCCTCTCCGACCATGAATGGGAGCGCGTGCTCGACATCAATGCGGCCGGCGTGTTCCGCGTCTCGCGGGCGGTGGCGCGGGCGATGCAGGAGCGGGCGCGGGGAGCCATCGTCACGGTGTCGTCGAATGCCGCCGGCATTCCGCGCCATGCCATGGCGGCCTATGCGGCCTCCAAGGCGGCAGCGACCATGTTCACCCGCTGCCTCGGGCTGGAACTGGCGCCGCACGGCATCCGCTGCAACATCGTCGCCCCCGGCTCGACGCTGACCCCGATGCAGACCGCCATGTGGGCGGACGCGGACGGCGCCGCGCGCGTGATCGCCGGCTCGCTTGAGACCTTCAAGACCGGCATCCCGCTCGCCAAGCTGGCGACGCCGGACGACGTAGCGGATGCCGTGGTGTTCCTGCTCTCCGACCGCGCGGGGCACATCACCATGGCCGACCTCTATGTCGACGGCGGCGCGACGATGCGGGGGTGA
- a CDS encoding enterobactin synthase subunit F: protein MEVPGEAHPLTEAQSGLWYAQRLDPVNPLFNTGQYIELAGPLDLIAFEAALARAVEEADALALRMIDDPAGPLQFIDPANRPVLDIIDVSEAPDPLAAAQADIARDMATPIDPTREKLSAERLFVLGPKRHIWQQRIHHLAIDGYGMILLTQRVAELYNARLRGTEAGAPPPGFAVVLAEDAAYRTSEKRAKDGDYWRELFADRPEVASLAPGNPVSAPGFHRRAVEIDAGAFARLKAIGERTSIPWPDVVTGLSAAYVQRHTGTPEVILGVPFMARLGSAAARVPAMLMNVLPLRVAAPDGPLDDFLGAVAKSLTSARRHGRYRSEQLRRDLKLIGGQRRLHGPLINLLPFDETPRFHGLESRLEVLSTGPVEDITFTFRLHGTDGLRLEVDANPDLYDIGTVEAHATRLKHFIEAASAVETLDEVPTATPDEAERHLFALNATDHPVPDTTLAALIEGTLRATPDAPALRFDGATMDYATLDARSRALAEQLRAAGAGPDRIVAVALPRSFDLVIALIAILRAGAAYLPLDLAQPDARIDRILASAKPILVLAQQGDAHRFAGKVDVLTPENWSARPAGAALPSPRPGDAAYVIYTSGSTGEPKGVVIEHRAIVNRLVWMREHYGFSPADRILQKTPATFDVSVWEFFLPFLSGACLVVAPPEAHRDPVALAKIIAEEKITTAHFVPSMLAAFLAEPSVRGLSLARIFCSGEELPADLRDRFHRTVSSELHNLYGPTEAAVDVSYWPAGPDDPSLPVPIGFPVWNTRLYVLDEKGRPQPPNVPGHLYLGGVQLARGYLGRPDLTQERFLPDPFRPGERIYATGDLALWRPDGAVVFLGRSDHQVKIRGLRIELGEIEAAVMASGLVKQAGIVAREDGGSKRIVAYVVPEQGAHLADLKAHVAARVPDYMVPAAFVALDVLPVNANGKLDRAALPAPDFAGTGSRPPETPTEQRLAELFTAQLGLTSPVFAEDDFFSLGGDSLAAVALLLRVREEWGRDPGLGALFAQPTLKGFARLIDAEEPERDAGLGPIITLVEGDPTLPPLFAIHPAGGISWCYGRLARALSPRRTVYGVQAPALSPDVPTPTSLEALATDYVARIRNVRPHGPYHLVGWSVGGIIAQAMAVRLKEIGAEVGVVAMLDSYPADCWRAEPEPDEGAALKAMIAIAGHDPDRLPALALNRKSVLAFLRASDSPLGLLPDAALDGVVRVVSGNSALVRGHFHRFYDGPVTYFRAALDHQGRDLLPEQWRPYVAGIEVTDIASLHAFLTGPEASQSIAPVLARALAEAEKESASCATAV from the coding sequence ATGGAGGTCCCGGGGGAGGCGCATCCGCTCACCGAGGCGCAGTCGGGCCTGTGGTACGCGCAGCGGCTCGACCCGGTGAACCCGCTGTTCAATACCGGGCAGTATATCGAGCTTGCCGGCCCGCTGGACCTCATCGCCTTCGAGGCGGCGCTGGCGCGGGCGGTTGAGGAAGCCGACGCGCTGGCGCTGCGCATGATCGACGATCCCGCAGGGCCGTTGCAGTTCATCGATCCGGCCAACCGGCCCGTTCTCGACATCATCGACGTTTCGGAAGCCCCCGATCCGCTGGCGGCGGCGCAGGCCGACATCGCCCGCGACATGGCGACCCCGATCGACCCGACGCGCGAGAAGCTCTCGGCCGAGCGGCTCTTCGTGCTGGGGCCGAAGCGCCATATCTGGCAGCAGCGTATCCATCACCTCGCCATCGATGGCTATGGGATGATCCTGCTCACCCAGCGCGTGGCCGAGCTTTACAACGCCCGCCTGCGCGGGACGGAGGCCGGCGCGCCGCCGCCAGGCTTCGCCGTGGTGCTGGCGGAGGACGCCGCCTATCGCACTTCGGAAAAGCGGGCGAAGGATGGCGATTACTGGCGCGAGCTGTTCGCGGATCGCCCCGAGGTGGCGAGCCTCGCGCCGGGCAATCCGGTGAGCGCGCCGGGCTTCCATCGCCGCGCGGTGGAGATCGACGCCGGCGCCTTCGCCCGGCTGAAGGCGATAGGTGAGCGCACCAGCATCCCCTGGCCGGACGTCGTCACCGGGCTTTCCGCCGCCTATGTCCAGCGCCACACCGGAACGCCCGAGGTGATCCTCGGCGTGCCCTTCATGGCGCGGCTCGGCAGCGCGGCGGCGCGGGTGCCGGCCATGCTGATGAACGTGCTGCCACTGCGCGTGGCCGCCCCTGATGGGCCGCTGGATGATTTTCTCGGTGCGGTGGCTAAGAGTCTTACTAGCGCCCGGCGGCACGGCCGCTACCGCTCCGAGCAGCTGCGTCGCGACCTCAAGCTGATCGGCGGCCAGCGCCGGCTGCACGGGCCGCTCATCAATTTGCTGCCGTTCGACGAGACGCCGCGCTTCCACGGGCTGGAGAGCCGGCTGGAGGTCCTGTCCACCGGCCCGGTGGAGGACATCACCTTCACCTTCCGCCTGCACGGCACGGACGGGTTGCGGCTGGAGGTCGACGCCAACCCGGACCTCTACGACATCGGCACGGTCGAGGCGCATGCCACGCGGCTGAAGCACTTCATCGAGGCGGCGAGCGCGGTGGAAACGCTCGACGAGGTGCCGACGGCGACGCCCGATGAGGCGGAGCGGCATCTCTTCGCGCTCAACGCCACCGACCATCCGGTGCCGGACACCACGCTCGCCGCGCTGATCGAAGGGACGCTGCGCGCGACGCCCGACGCGCCGGCGCTGCGCTTTGACGGCGCGACGATGGACTATGCGACGCTCGACGCCCGCAGCCGGGCGCTGGCCGAGCAGTTGCGCGCGGCGGGGGCGGGACCGGATCGGATCGTCGCCGTGGCGCTGCCGCGCTCTTTCGATCTGGTCATCGCGCTGATCGCGATCCTGCGCGCGGGCGCCGCCTATCTGCCGCTCGACCTCGCCCAGCCCGACGCGCGGATCGACCGCATACTCGCCTCGGCGAAGCCGATTCTGGTGCTGGCCCAGCAAGGGGACGCCCATCGCTTTGCCGGCAAAGTTGATGTGCTGACGCCGGAGAACTGGAGCGCCCGGCCGGCCGGCGCAGCGCTCCCTTCGCCCCGGCCCGGCGACGCAGCCTATGTCATCTACACCTCCGGCTCGACCGGCGAGCCGAAGGGCGTGGTGATCGAGCACCGGGCCATCGTCAACCGGCTCGTCTGGATGCGCGAGCACTACGGCTTCTCGCCCGCCGACCGCATCCTGCAGAAAACGCCCGCCACCTTCGACGTCTCGGTGTGGGAGTTCTTCCTGCCCTTCCTCTCCGGCGCCTGCCTCGTCGTCGCCCCGCCCGAGGCGCATCGCGACCCGGTGGCCTTGGCGAAGATCATCGCTGAGGAGAAAATCACCACCGCGCATTTCGTGCCCTCCATGCTCGCGGCCTTCCTCGCCGAGCCGAGCGTGCGCGGCCTGTCGCTCGCCCGAATCTTCTGTTCCGGCGAGGAACTGCCGGCGGACCTGCGCGACCGCTTCCACCGCACGGTGTCGTCCGAGCTGCACAATCTCTACGGGCCGACCGAAGCGGCGGTGGATGTGAGCTACTGGCCGGCCGGGCCGGACGATCCTTCGCTGCCCGTGCCCATCGGCTTTCCGGTGTGGAACACGCGGCTCTATGTGCTGGACGAGAAGGGCCGCCCGCAGCCGCCGAATGTGCCGGGTCATCTGTATCTCGGCGGCGTGCAGCTCGCGCGGGGTTATCTCGGCCGGCCGGACCTGACGCAGGAGCGCTTCCTCCCCGATCCGTTCCGGCCGGGGGAGCGCATCTACGCCACCGGCGACCTCGCCTTGTGGCGACCGGACGGGGCGGTGGTGTTCCTCGGCCGCTCGGACCATCAGGTGAAGATCCGCGGCCTGCGCATCGAGCTTGGCGAGATCGAGGCGGCGGTGATGGCCTCCGGCCTGGTAAAGCAGGCCGGCATCGTCGCCCGCGAGGATGGCGGATCGAAGCGCATCGTCGCCTATGTGGTGCCGGAGCAGGGCGCCCACCTAGCCGATCTGAAGGCCCATGTCGCCGCCCGCGTGCCCGATTACATGGTGCCGGCCGCCTTCGTCGCGCTCGATGTCCTGCCGGTGAATGCCAATGGCAAGCTCGACCGTGCTGCCCTGCCGGCGCCTGACTTCGCCGGCACCGGGTCGCGCCCGCCGGAGACGCCGACCGAGCAGCGCCTCGCCGAACTCTTCACCGCACAGCTCGGCCTGACGTCGCCGGTCTTCGCCGAGGACGATTTCTTCTCGCTCGGCGGCGATTCGCTCGCCGCCGTCGCGCTGCTGCTGCGCGTGCGCGAGGAATGGGGCCGCGATCCCGGCTTGGGGGCGCTGTTCGCTCAGCCGACGCTCAAAGGCTTCGCCCGGCTGATCGACGCCGAGGAGCCGGAGCGGGATGCCGGCCTCGGGCCGATCATCACGCTGGTCGAGGGCGATCCGACCCTTCCCCCGCTTTTCGCCATTCATCCGGCCGGCGGAATCTCCTGGTGCTATGGGCGGCTCGCCCGCGCGCTCTCGCCCCGCCGCACCGTCTATGGCGTGCAGGCGCCGGCGCTGTCGCCCGACGTGCCGACGCCTACGAGCCTGGAAGCCCTCGCCACCGACTATGTCGCGCGCATCCGCAACGTTCGGCCGCACGGCCCCTACCACCTCGTCGGGTGGTCGGTCGGCGGCATCATCGCCCAGGCCATGGCGGTGCGGCTGAAGGAGATCGGCGCCGAGGTCGGGGTGGTGGCGATGCTCGATTCCTACCCCGCCGATTGCTGGCGCGCCGAGCCGGAGCCGGACGAGGGCGCGGCGCTGAAGGCAATGATCGCCATTGCCGGGCATGATCCCGACCGCCTGCCGGCGCTCGCCTTGAACCGCAAGTCGGTGCTGGCTTTCCTGCGCGCCTCCGACAGCCCGCTCGGCCTGCTGCCCGATGCGGCGCTTGACGGCGTGGTGCGCGTCGTCTCCGGCAACAGCGCGCTGGTGCGCGGGCATTTCCATCGCTTCTATGACGGGCCGGTCACCTATTTCCGCGCCGCGCTCGATCATCAGGGGCGCGACCTGCTCCCCGAGCAGTGGCGGCCCTATGTTGCGGGCATCGAGGTGACCGACATCGCCTCGCTGCACGCCTTCCTCACCGGGCCGGAAGCCTCGCAATCCATCGCCCCGGTGCTGGCGCGGGCACTGGCGGAAGCTGAAAAGGAGAGCGCCTCATGCGCGACAGCGGTCTGA
- a CDS encoding phosphopantetheine-binding protein, which yields MAIEPGDIKRIVTPVAPVTREKMRADIAKMLHEDPEEIDGEDSLIDLGLDSMRAMNLVLLWSEGGLELEFSEFAENPTLDGWWELVSRKQAARAG from the coding sequence ATGGCCATCGAGCCCGGCGACATCAAGCGCATCGTCACGCCCGTGGCGCCGGTGACGCGCGAGAAGATGCGCGCGGACATCGCGAAGATGCTGCACGAGGACCCGGAAGAGATCGACGGCGAGGACAGCCTGATCGATCTCGGCCTCGATTCCATGCGAGCGATGAACCTCGTGCTGCTGTGGAGCGAGGGCGGGCTGGAGCTCGAATTCTCCGAATTCGCCGAGAACCCGACGCTGGACGGCTGGTGGGAGCTCGTGTCGCGCAAACAGGCCGCGCGGGCGGGCTGA
- a CDS encoding isochorismatase family protein has translation MTAKLGGKPGLPTVAPYDLPRADELPKPRAPWKLDRDRAALLIHDMQNYFLRIFDADAAPIAPVIANIAALAKAARAAGVPVFYTAQEGNQDRRDRGLQADLWGPGMSAAPEHQPVVAPLAPEPGDFVLVKHRYSAFQRSNLEALMRARGRDQLIICGVYAHIGCTLTAADAFMRDIEPFMAADALADFSRAKHDLALSYAADVCAVPLMTAAILEVL, from the coding sequence ATGACTGCCAAACTGGGCGGAAAACCCGGGCTGCCGACCGTCGCCCCCTACGATCTCCCCCGCGCGGACGAGCTGCCGAAGCCGCGCGCGCCGTGGAAGCTGGACCGCGACCGCGCCGCGCTGCTGATCCACGACATGCAGAACTATTTCCTGCGCATCTTCGACGCCGATGCCGCACCCATCGCGCCGGTCATCGCCAATATCGCGGCGCTGGCGAAAGCCGCGCGGGCGGCGGGCGTGCCGGTGTTCTACACCGCGCAGGAAGGCAATCAGGACCGCCGCGACCGCGGGCTTCAGGCCGACCTCTGGGGGCCGGGCATGAGCGCGGCGCCGGAGCATCAGCCCGTCGTCGCGCCTCTGGCGCCGGAGCCGGGCGACTTCGTGCTGGTCAAGCACCGCTACAGCGCCTTCCAGCGCTCCAATCTGGAGGCGCTGATGCGCGCGCGCGGCCGCGACCAGCTGATCATCTGCGGCGTCTATGCCCATATCGGCTGCACGCTCACCGCCGCCGACGCCTTCATGCGCGACATTGAGCCCTTCATGGCGGCGGACGCGCTGGCGGATTTCTCCCGCGCCAAGCACGACCTCGCGCTTTCCTATGCCGCCGATGTCTGCGCCGTGCCGCTGATGACGGCGGCCATATTGGAGGTGCTGTGA
- a CDS encoding (2,3-dihydroxybenzoyl)adenylate synthase produces MKPLSQVWPDDFAARYRAKGYWRGETFSSFLRARAAELPDHLAVVGGEHRWTFAELEARAENIARGLLVLGLNPGDRVVVQLPNIAEFLSVVFGLFRARLIPVYALPAHRIVEITHFAHTAEARGYLIAASHDGFDYRTLAQEVREQVPAVEHVVVVGEGGPFTALDALPAGREIALPEDADPSEVAFLQISGGSTGLSKLIPRTHDDYIYSFRASAEICKLTPESVYLAALPVAHNFPMSSPGVFGALYAGSRVVLSPSPSPEVAFPLIAREGVTITGLVPPLALLWLQAAPSTAHDLSSLQVLQVGGAKFLTESARRVKPVLGCTLQQVFGMAEGLVNYTRLDDDEESIVSTQGRPISPDDEVLILDDEGNPVPEGEAGNLLTRGPYTIRAYHNDDGANARSFTPDGFYRTGDVVKRTPDGYLVVQGRATDHINRAGEKISAEEIEDHLLAHPGVFDAAVVSLPDEFLGERSCAFVIPQGEKPKAAALKAWMRTRGLADFKVPDQVVFVDAFETTAVGKVSRKELRASLRRRFLEAAEAEK; encoded by the coding sequence GTGAAGCCTCTGTCGCAGGTCTGGCCGGACGACTTCGCCGCCCGCTACCGCGCCAAGGGCTATTGGCGCGGCGAGACCTTCTCCTCCTTCCTGCGCGCCCGCGCGGCCGAGCTGCCGGACCATCTCGCCGTGGTCGGCGGTGAACACCGCTGGACCTTCGCCGAGCTCGAAGCCCGCGCGGAAAACATCGCCCGCGGCCTGCTGGTGCTGGGGTTGAACCCCGGCGACCGGGTGGTGGTGCAGCTTCCGAACATCGCCGAATTCCTCTCCGTGGTGTTCGGCCTGTTCCGCGCCCGGCTCATCCCGGTCTATGCGCTCCCCGCCCACCGCATCGTCGAAATCACCCATTTCGCCCACACCGCTGAGGCGCGCGGCTACCTCATTGCCGCCAGCCATGACGGCTTCGACTACCGCACGCTGGCGCAGGAGGTGCGCGAGCAGGTACCCGCGGTGGAGCATGTCGTGGTGGTCGGCGAAGGCGGGCCGTTCACCGCGCTCGACGCGCTGCCGGCGGGCAGGGAGATCGCGCTACCAGAGGATGCCGATCCGTCCGAGGTCGCTTTCCTGCAAATCTCGGGCGGCTCGACGGGGCTCTCCAAGCTCATCCCGCGCACGCATGACGACTATATCTACTCGTTCCGCGCCAGCGCCGAGATATGCAAGCTAACGCCCGAGAGCGTCTATCTCGCCGCGCTTCCCGTCGCTCATAATTTCCCGATGTCATCGCCCGGCGTGTTCGGCGCGCTCTATGCCGGCTCGCGCGTGGTGCTCTCGCCCTCGCCGAGCCCGGAGGTCGCCTTCCCGCTGATCGCGCGCGAGGGCGTGACCATCACCGGCCTTGTGCCGCCGCTCGCGCTGCTCTGGCTGCAGGCGGCGCCGAGCACCGCGCACGACCTCTCCTCGCTGCAGGTGCTGCAGGTCGGCGGCGCCAAGTTCCTCACCGAATCCGCCCGCCGGGTGAAGCCGGTGCTCGGCTGCACGCTCCAGCAGGTGTTCGGCATGGCCGAGGGGCTGGTGAACTACACCCGCCTGGACGACGACGAGGAGAGCATCGTCTCCACGCAGGGCCGGCCGATCAGCCCCGACGACGAGGTGCTGATCCTCGACGACGAGGGCAACCCCGTGCCCGAGGGCGAGGCCGGCAACCTGCTGACGCGCGGCCCCTACACGATCCGCGCCTATCACAATGATGACGGGGCGAATGCCCGCTCCTTCACGCCGGACGGCTTCTACCGCACCGGCGACGTGGTGAAGCGCACGCCCGACGGTTATCTCGTCGTTCAGGGGCGGGCGACCGACCACATCAACCGCGCCGGCGAGAAGATCTCGGCCGAGGAGATCGAGGATCATCTCCTCGCCCATCCCGGCGTGTTCGATGCGGCAGTGGTCTCGCTGCCGGACGAATTCCTCGGCGAGCGCTCTTGCGCCTTCGTGATCCCGCAGGGCGAGAAGCCCAAGGCGGCAGCGTTGAAGGCGTGGATGCGCACGCGCGGCCTTGCCGACTTCAAGGTGCCGGACCAGGTCGTCTTCGTCGACGCCTTCGAGACCACGGCGGTGGGCAAGGTGAGCCGCAAGGAGTTGCGCGCCAGCCTGCGCCGGCGCTTCCTCGAAGCCGCCGAGGCGGAGAAGTGA
- a CDS encoding isochorismate synthase translates to MRNAANEAAEAAFVPALPFALVSNRETLVGRGCLRLVGEAGKSSGESSGTRTRAFFAEQASGPRIIVGALPFAAGAPAHLYQPAEIARSAGRSRLAAAFPPALVRAAVPALQWRVEAEPPLAAYRVAVAEVLARMARGEEGLRKVVLSRSLRLLSDRPIEASALLRALAQDAHVTAFCVPLAGGPSGRALVGATPELLVARQGLDVISHPLAGSARRLPDAGADRAAAQTLMASDKDRREHAEVVTAILDLLTPHCAALAHPGEPQLSATATMWHLGTRIEGRLRDEAMSALDLAALLHPTPAVCGTSREAAARTIAELEGYERGFYAGAAGWVDEGGDGAWHVAIRCAEIAGNEARLYAGAGIVPGSDPVAEGEETSAKFAALLGAFGIDEDGRAAGEPRA, encoded by the coding sequence ATGCGTAATGCCGCGAATGAGGCGGCCGAGGCGGCGTTCGTGCCCGCCTTGCCCTTCGCGCTTGTGTCGAACCGCGAGACGCTGGTCGGCCGCGGCTGCCTGCGCCTCGTCGGGGAGGCCGGCAAGTCTTCCGGCGAATCCTCCGGCACGCGGACGCGGGCCTTCTTCGCGGAACAGGCGTCCGGTCCCCGCATCATCGTCGGCGCGCTGCCCTTCGCGGCGGGCGCGCCGGCGCATCTCTACCAGCCGGCGGAGATCGCCCGCAGCGCCGGGCGTTCGCGCCTCGCCGCGGCCTTTCCTCCGGCGCTGGTGCGCGCGGCCGTGCCGGCGCTGCAATGGCGCGTCGAGGCCGAGCCGCCGCTCGCCGCCTACCGTGTTGCGGTGGCCGAGGTGCTGGCGCGCATGGCGCGCGGCGAGGAGGGCCTGCGCAAGGTCGTCCTCTCGCGCAGCCTGCGCCTTCTCTCCGACCGGCCGATCGAGGCGAGCGCGCTACTGCGTGCGCTGGCGCAGGACGCGCACGTCACCGCCTTCTGCGTGCCGCTGGCTGGCGGACCGAGCGGCCGTGCACTGGTCGGTGCCACGCCCGAACTGCTGGTCGCCCGGCAGGGATTGGATGTCATCTCGCACCCGCTCGCCGGCTCCGCCCGGCGCCTGCCCGACGCGGGCGCTGACCGCGCGGCGGCGCAGACGCTGATGGCCTCGGACAAGGACCGCCGCGAACATGCGGAGGTCGTCACCGCCATTCTCGACCTGCTGACGCCGCACTGCGCTGCGCTCGCCCATCCCGGCGAGCCGCAACTCTCCGCCACCGCCACCATGTGGCACCTCGGCACCCGCATCGAGGGCCGGCTGCGCGACGAAGCCATGTCCGCGCTCGACCTCGCCGCCCTGCTGCACCCGACGCCGGCCGTCTGCGGCACGTCGCGCGAGGCCGCCGCCCGCACGATCGCGGAACTCGAAGGCTATGAGCGTGGCTTCTATGCCGGCGCGGCGGGCTGGGTGGACGAGGGAGGCGACGGCGCCTGGCATGTGGCGATACGCTGCGCCGAGATCGCCGGCAACGAGGCGCGGCTCTATGCCGGTGCCGGCATCGTGCCGGGTTCCGATCCGGTCGCGGAAGGCGAGGAGACCTCCGCCAAGTTCGCCGCGCTGCTCGGCGCCTTCGGTATCGACGAGGACGGCCGCGCGGCCGGGGAGCCACGGGCGTGA
- a CDS encoding YncE family protein: MPIEAPVARPRPKLLRLAPFAATLAALAWAALAGTAAAEPQYVKSVKPGAGLYEIVFSPVMNRVYVAAAGTRGASETFVYGLDPATLETKETIALGDDPVFGLGINNKTRTLYGTQTRDGSLAVIDLTTGKPVAKLAKGEKAHVREVAVDEANDRAYVTVLGMRDKPSAVWIVDGAKKEIVDSIDDLAGGIAGISLDARNNRLFLSALQANEVVVVDLATKKVTNRFPSGGEGSINLVYDASGDQVFVANQGSGEVTALDAKDGSVIKKIPTGGGALSVAIDPERSILYVANRTAGFVSLIDTKTLEPIANVVTGSMPQTVAVDAATGNAYVTNKLKTAGRPRPPAPPAGAAAPGATPAAPAPAAAAPAATPAAAPSAPPAGERARPVPMVDPYGDSVTLIKP, translated from the coding sequence ATGCCGATCGAAGCGCCCGTTGCCCGGCCCCGCCCGAAGCTGCTGCGTTTAGCGCCCTTTGCCGCCACTCTTGCCGCCCTCGCCTGGGCGGCGCTCGCCGGCACCGCCGCTGCCGAGCCGCAATATGTGAAGTCCGTGAAGCCGGGCGCCGGGCTCTACGAGATCGTCTTCAGCCCCGTGATGAACCGGGTCTATGTCGCCGCCGCCGGCACCCGCGGGGCGAGCGAGACCTTCGTCTACGGGCTCGATCCGGCGACGCTGGAGACCAAGGAGACGATCGCGCTCGGTGACGATCCGGTCTTCGGCCTCGGCATCAACAACAAGACCAGGACGCTCTACGGCACCCAGACCCGCGACGGCTCGCTGGCCGTGATCGACCTGACCACCGGCAAGCCGGTGGCCAAGCTCGCCAAGGGCGAGAAGGCGCATGTGCGCGAGGTCGCGGTCGACGAGGCCAATGACCGCGCCTATGTGACGGTGCTCGGCATGCGCGACAAGCCGAGCGCGGTCTGGATCGTCGACGGCGCCAAGAAGGAGATCGTCGACAGCATCGACGACCTCGCGGGCGGCATCGCCGGCATTTCGCTCGATGCCAGGAACAACCGTCTCTTCCTCTCGGCGCTGCAGGCCAACGAGGTCGTCGTGGTCGACCTCGCCACCAAGAAGGTGACGAACCGCTTCCCGTCGGGCGGCGAGGGTTCCATCAACCTCGTCTATGACGCCTCTGGCGACCAGGTGTTCGTCGCCAATCAGGGCTCCGGCGAGGTCACGGCGCTCGATGCCAAGGACGGCTCGGTGATCAAGAAGATCCCGACCGGCGGCGGCGCGCTGAGCGTCGCCATCGATCCCGAGCGCAGCATCCTCTACGTCGCCAACCGCACCGCCGGCTTCGTCAGCCTGATCGACACCAAGACGCTGGAGCCGATCGCCAATGTGGTGACGGGCTCGATGCCGCAGACCGTCGCGGTCGATGCCGCCACCGGCAACGCCTATGTCACCAACAAGCTGAAGACCGCCGGCCGCCCGCGCCCGCCGGCGCCGCCCGCCGGGGCTGCTGCTCCCGGCGCGACGCCCGCCGCTCCGGCGCCCGCTGCCGCCGCTCCCGCCGCGACGCCCGCTGCGGCTCCGTCGGCACCGCCGGCTGGCGAGCGCGCCCGCCCGGTGCCGATGGTCGACCCCTACGGCGACAGCGTCACGCTGATCAAGCCGTGA